The Candidatus Zixiibacteriota bacterium genomic interval CGCGGGCAGTGTTGGGAATGACATCACTATAGCATCCGCCTAAGGCGGACAAAAGATGCTAACTACAACAACAGCGTTTGACAATTTAAAATAGCATCCGCCTAAGGCGGACAAAAGGTTGGACAGTAGTGTACCTAAATATATAATGATATCGATTCATAGCAATGCCTTATATGATAACTACTGCCATAAAAAAGCAACTGTGAAAACCGGGATAAAACGGCTTGACAAAAAGATACTATTTGGCTATCTTGCCAAATAGCCTATTATAATAGCAGGTGTTTTGATGGATAAAAATAAGAAAAATCTTTTCGAGGCTCGCGCCAAAATAATAAAAGCAATGGCTCATCCAACCCGTCTTTTTATTGTTGATGAGCTTTCGCATCATGAAAAATGTGTGAGCGACCTAACAAATATGATCGGAGCCGACTCGTCTACAGTATCAAAACATCTATCGATTTTAAAAGAGGCCGGGATTGTCATTAATGAAAAACGAGGATTGCAAATCTATTATAGATTGCGGTTCCCTTGCGTACTTAATTTCTTTAGCTGTGTAGAGGCAGTAATAGAATCGACTGTTAAGGAACAATTAGCATTGATAAACGAGAAACAAAAATAATAATGAATATTTCTTGTTCTAATAAACACATGACTGGATTTCTATTAATCATTGTATTGCTTTGCCGGAGCATATAACAATTGAAACTTATAAATGAATGGAAACCGTTAGTTTGGATCATTGCGATTTTCCTGGCTTTTTTTTATTTGCCGATTAGCTCCCTGCGTTTTCAAAATGCCGTATATGAAGCATTATCTCTTACAAAATGGTATGCCCGCGAACATGTCTTGCTATGCTTAATTCCCGCCTTTTTTATTGCCGGAGCAATCGCTGTTTTTATAAGCAAGGAATCGGTAATCAAGTATCTTGGGGCTAACGCTAAAAAAGTATTAGCTTATGGTGTAGCCTCAGTTTCGGGAACAATCTTAGCGGTTTGCTCATGCACGGTTCTGCCTCTTTTTTCCGGTATATATCGCATGGGTGCCGGCCTTGGCCCGGCGATTGCGTTTTTGTATTCGGGTCCCGCAATTAATGTTCTGGCCATTATTCTAACCGCCAGAGTGCTTGGGCTGGAACTCGGTATCGCCCGCGCTGCCGGAGCAATTATCTTCAGCGTTGTGATTGGCTTACTGATGCATGTCATTTTCAGGAAAGAGGAGACTGCTAAAGCTGATAATCAAATAGCGATGCCCGAACAGGAAACTACCCGCTCCCTAACAAAAAATGGATTATATTTCGCGGCAATGGTAGCGATACTTATCTTTGCCAATTGGGGCAAGCCGGAGCAAACAGTCGGATTGTGGCATACTATCTATTCTCTCAAATGGATTATCACCAGTATAGCATCGGTCTTCTTCGGTGTTATTTTAATAATATGGTTCGGCATAGCCTGGT includes:
- a CDS encoding winged helix-turn-helix transcriptional regulator — protein: MDKNKKNLFEARAKIIKAMAHPTRLFIVDELSHHEKCVSDLTNMIGADSSTVSKHLSILKEAGIVINEKRGLQIYYRLRFPCVLNFFSCVEAVIESTVKEQLALINEKQK
- a CDS encoding permease, producing MKLINEWKPLVWIIAIFLAFFYLPISSLRFQNAVYEALSLTKWYAREHVLLCLIPAFFIAGAIAVFISKESVIKYLGANAKKVLAYGVASVSGTILAVCSCTVLPLFSGIYRMGAGLGPAIAFLYSGPAINVLAIILTARVLGLELGIARAAGAIIFSVVIGLLMHVIFRKEETAKADNQIAMPEQETTRSLTKNGLYFAAMVAILIFANWGKPEQTVGLWHTIYSLKWIITSIASVFFGVILIIWFGIAWWKILITAVVTAILAFLFPQEPIIPFAAAVVGFSIITGTSKGQTGEWFEQSWNFAKQILPLLFFGVLAAGLLLGRPGHEGIIPSQWISQSVGGNSFGANLFASIAGAFMYFATLTEVPILQGLIGNGMGKGPALALLLAGPALSLPNMLVIRSVIGTKKTTVFVMLVITMATISGMIYGAIF